In the Budorcas taxicolor isolate Tak-1 chromosome 1, Takin1.1, whole genome shotgun sequence genome, TTCTTAAGATCAGGTAACTTTGGGAAACTACCCTAAAGGCTTAACATTTTGATAGCAAATCCTCACGCTGGAAGTGATGAAAGACAGAGTGTGGCTTATTGAGTTACGGTGTTTCACCCTAATAATTAGGGTGAAATAATTAGATTATTTGAGTGGTTAActgcataaaaatatattttatagattcCTTTTGTCAGACTTCCTAAAATGTTACACTTAGAGGTGTTCCACAGCAAATGCTCTGTCACATAAATGTGTTCCATTAGTTGATACGGGAACTCATCTTTGCTTCCCGAGGTGATCTTTTCTGGCCCTCTTCAGAGCTTTCCTGGCTGCTCTCCTCCTCGCAATCGATCTCTAGCCTCTTGCTCTTCGATTTAGTCGAGTTGAATCTTCTGACAGACTAGCTGATGTGATTGGTCAACAAACCTAACCCACGTGGCCCCAAAGACTATAAGCCCTCCTCACCGGGATTGACCCCATTTGATTTATTCAGTTCTTTATTCCTAGCATGGGACCTATCCCATAGCAGGATCTCAGGAAATACTTGCTAAAGGGACAAGATAACCCAAGCCTATGCTATTACAAACAGAAACAAGTCTAATGACAGTGACATCCCCTCCCAAAAAGGGTGGCGTGCAGAAACTGGAAAAGAGCAAGGGAAGTAGAGTATTAAAGTGGCTGAGGTAAATGCAATGaagggaagagaaacaaaaaaattgtgcttcctctactttttctccaCCTGTTTATCCCTCCTCATGTTGGTCATCCAGTAAGGGAGTAAAAGCAAGCCTGCTGTTGGcagtttccttttttcctatttaGAGTCAGCGCCAATGTTAGGGTTGCTTGGTCCCTAATAATGTTGTTCCATTGGATAGCCAAAATCTGTGACTCCACGTCCTTCTCTCCCGTTGGTCCCTTTGGTGACCAAATACATGACTTTATGTGTCCGGTCAGCATCTGAATATCCCACTAAGATTTACCTAAACCGTTTTCTTCCACCtaccccctgcctctggcaaccaccaatctgttctctgtatctgtgagttttgtggggctttttttgttttttgtttgtcttagaTTTGACATGTAAGAGAGACTgtacagtatttctttttctgtctgacttaattcacttagcataatgccctcaagttccatccatgttgttgcaaatggcaagattcctttttttttttttttatggatgggtaatattccactgtgtatatatgccACAACTTCTCTATGCATTCATCCTTCGATGGATACTtagtttgttttcatgttttatccACTGTAAATagatgcttcagtgaacatgggggtgcatatGTCTGTTCgaatttgtgtttttgtttttttgggataaatatccagaagtagaattgctagatcatatggtagttatatttttagttttttgaagaacctccatactgttttccatagtgactgcaccaatttatgttcctaccaacagtgtacaagagttcccttttctccacagccttacCAACACTTGTTTCTTGTCATTTTGATACTATCCATTCCAGtggatgtgaagtgatatctcatcattttgatttacatttccctggtgatgagtgatgatgagcatcttttcatgtgcctattggccttCTACATGTGTTCTTTGGAAAATATgaattcagatcttctgcccattttaaaatcagattatttatgggtttatttacttatttatttattttgctattgtGTATCAGATACGTGATTtgcagatttttctttcattcagtaggttgccttttcattttgttgatgctttcctttgctgtgcagaagccttttgacccactagtttgttttcgcttttgttgcttatttttatttttatatatcagaAACTCAGAATTTGGAATAGTGGACAGGGGTTGCCTTTTACTAAGGAGTGTTGTTTCTTTTACTAGACAGAATAGAATTCATATTTTTTTGTGTACATCCAGTATTTCAGCATTTATTAGACACAAATAAATTTTGATAAACTTGATTCATTTTTAGATTTCTGAACTGGATTTCCAAGATTCTGTTTTTGTTCTGGGATTTCCTGAAGAACTGAACAAATTGTTGCTTCAGCTTTATCTAGACAACAGAAAGGAGATCAGAACTATCCTGAGTGAATTGGCACCAGACCTTCCCAGTTACCACAGCCTTGAATGGCGACTGGATGTACAGGTatgacctttttttaaaaatctgacataGAATATAAGATTTATTTTAGGCTTATGTCTTCACACTTActgtattctttaccaccttcACCAAATTCTGGTTTGaaacttcagttttttaatgtcCATTTTTAGACCATTTCACAaatagttcattttcttttttttttccaaaccacACAACAAGACTTGTGGGActttttagttccccaaccaaggattgaacccaggctcttggcagtgagagtgctgGGTTCTAACCATTGGACTGTCGGGGAATTCcccattttcttatatttttaatatgttcacATTGGTTTAATTTGTGAAGTTTGTAAGAAATAGGTTATTTTGGAAAAGCAGATGGTTACCTATATTTTTTAAGTGGTGCTTAGCTTTTAGAAAACCTTTTTCTGTCTAAATAAAGCACATTTATAGAAAAGTACATAGGTCAGTATATAGCCCAGTGAATTATCAGGTGGTAAAAACACCTATGAAACCAGCACCCATGATCATCACCTCAGAAGCATCCTTCTTGCCTTCTACAAGTTACTTCCCCATCCTTCTTTTCAAAGGTAACCAGCATCCTGACTTTTAATgcacagattatttttttctgctctttaACTTTCTATTCTATGAaatgattcaataaatattcttctATGTCTGCCTTCTTTTTATGAGGGTTGGGTTGTTTTTAAAGCCACATACACAACCAAAAAGGAGTTTTCAGACATTGCATGCAGCCCTTTCTCAAGCAGTGACAGATAAGCTAGTTAAGAGATGTTTATTGAATGCCATCCAATCACTGATTAGGGCTGTGCTGAATGCTTTGGGAACCAGAATTGTAAGATACTTTCTCAGCTGGAAAAGATATTATTTGTTTAGTGATATTAGATGTCTCAAAATAACTAGTAATTAAAGATAGTTATGAAATAAGGttctagagaggaaaaaagaatataattgtATAAATAAAGGTACTTCTGAGTATTTCAGAAAAGCTGTGTCTCAGGTAGTTCAGTGTACACTGGCatgttccagaaaagcatcaatAAAAGAAGGgtaaatttcagaaaaaagaaatgaatggagaTAATCAGGGTAATATTATTGAGAGAGGAGACAGCATAAGTTGTAAAGACCCATGTGAATCtgagaatgaacaaatgaatatgtGGGATAGCTCCCTAGTTCCCAAACTTGATTGCACATTGAAATAACCtagggagctttaaaaaaattttgatatCTGTGTTCTGCCCCAGAGGTTCTGATTTATTGGTACAGAGTTTTACCTGGGCATCAGGATATTTTAAAGCTCCCTTGTCACCCAGGTAATTCTAATGTGTAATAACGTTTGTAAACCGCTGTAATAGTAGATTCTTCTGATTTGAGTGGTCTGAATAGGTTACAGAAATTCAGCTAGACAAGCTTAGCAATTGTATCCCAGTGTGTTGAGTGCTTGAATATATATTAACACAGGAGAAGGTATAAAGCAGATTATAGGCTCCTTGAAGGCATATGCAACTTGCTTTTTtgattaaacattttctttttagatttattGACAGTTCAGATTGCTGTAGTTTACTTCTCTTCCCCGTCATTTAGTAagcatttcattgtatgaatattctcaatttatccattctgttggtaaagaatatttGAGATATGTCTAGCTTTTGGCTCTTGGAAACAAATACTATTatgagtatgtgtatatgtgtaagagTTTACGGTATGTACCTCTGAGTGGAATTGCTAGTAATTTtatctgttttccaaagtaattCTCTCATCACTCTCACCAGCAGCGAGTAAGTTACCAAGTCATTACCATCACTTCGCAGTGCTCCTTATGGGCAGGTTTCTAATTCTTGCCAGTCTGATAAACAGCATGACTTTATTGGCCATTTTCTAATAAAGTTGAACGTatttcctgtgtttatttttattacttttgcaAAGTGCTTTCATAGATCTTCTGTACAATTTTCTTGGTTTTGTGGGGGTTTTATTGAATCAGAACACTGCTTCATACATTCTTGAtacttttttttggttttatgtgTTACAAAGTATCTTTTCTCAGGTTGtggcttgtttcttttttaaactatttttagatATCTTTCCAAgaagttttaataattttaatgtatttcagtttatcagttttttatttatgagttttgtttttataaccCTTGCATACTGTATGACTACCTATACATCgtagtttttttttcccaaagatttGAAAGTTTATTGTTCATTTTGAAGTCTgtgatttatctgaaattcaatttttgtgtatggtataatgTCACTATTCATATGTTCAGCATGATTGTTAAATAGTTATTATGCTCTTATTCCTTTTAAAACTAAGCTTGCAAGCAGAAGCCTCAGGCAACAGATTAAACCATCAGTGACTATAAAGCTCCACCTTAATCAGAATGGAGATCACAACACTCAAGTTCTGCAGACAGACCCAGCCACCCTGCTCCACTTGGTTCAGCAGTTGGAACAAGCCTTGGAGGAGATGAAAACAAACCACTGTAGGAGAGTCGTGCGCAATATCAAGTAGTCCCAATTTGTTTCTTCCTCCTGAATCACTTGTGAATTGATGATACGCAGtagttatttttcaaaacaattttttaagttGATAGTGATAAATACATAGAGATTtcataaaatttcttttcctgtgtCAAGATACTGAGGTCATGATCACAGGCTAAGTGAAGTTTCTTTCTCGGTGCTAAATATGGTCAGTTTCTTGAGTTAAGATGTAATTTGTATCGTAAATGTGTAAATAGGATTGAATCAACTGAAAGTGAATCTATACTGTTCAAATCCTCTGTGTATATAAATGACTATATTTTTTTGATGCTTTTCCTGACTAGTTTATTGTTTTCCTCCTTATTGatctaaacttaaaaataaagttcaCCGTGTAATTCTATTACTATTCATAGCATTTCTAGACAGTTTAATGTTTTTGACTTTAAAGCACACCATGATGTTAATAGCCATAGAATAGTGGGAAgtgaatatgaatttttaaaatgcaacattttttAGGCAGTTCatgtattttatttggctgtgcataTACTAAGTACTTACCTTGTTGCTTAAGTTTAAGTTGCCATGCTAATAAGTTTAAATAGTACTCAAATTTGTGTGAATATATTGTAGTTTATCAAGGATTAATTTTTTCCCCATTACCAAAGCATCTAAGAGACACACTGCCATTCGGCATTTATAAACAATGGATGCAGGCAAATTGTAATCAGTTCTTAATTATCTAGATATAAGTtacagtcactttttaaaattctgtttgaaTAA is a window encoding:
- the COMMD2 gene encoding COMM domain-containing protein 2 isoform X1; this encodes MLLDLSEEHKEHLAFLPKVDSAVVAEFGRIAVEFLRRGSNPKIYEGAARKLSVSSDTVQHGVEGLIYLLTESSKLMISELDFQDSVFVLGFPEELNKLLLQLYLDNRKEIRTILSELAPDLPSYHSLEWRLDVQLASRSLRQQIKPSVTIKLHLNQNGDHNTQVLQTDPATLLHLVQQLEQALEEMKTNHCRRVVRNIK
- the COMMD2 gene encoding COMM domain-containing protein 2 isoform X2 — protein: MLLDLSEEHKEHLAFLPKVDSAVVAEFGRIAVEFLRRGSNPKIYEGAARKLSVSSDTVQHGVEGLIYLLTESSKLMLYLDNRKEIRTILSELAPDLPSYHSLEWRLDVQLASRSLRQQIKPSVTIKLHLNQNGDHNTQVLQTDPATLLHLVQQLEQALEEMKTNHCRRVVRNIK